A region from the Corticium candelabrum chromosome 14, ooCorCand1.1, whole genome shotgun sequence genome encodes:
- the LOC134190381 gene encoding uncharacterized protein LOC134190381 encodes MATQSGRHIRSIEKSIVLSVRDFFVKEKEDGPILLDKPIQRVAEATGMHQRTIYRICREHKDKGHIESPRKRGRKEHSGPVREYTDNFQEAVIRRRIHKFYTDKVFPTLTLLHAALVEEEEFPYSRASLHRIISRMGFRHKTMNRKKCLYEQHRIVASRAQYLKEIKRFRSEGRPIIYLDETWLNQHHTVTKCWTDYDGKGGLKIPSGKGKRLIILHAGCEQGWIDGAELIFVGKRDSGDYHNEMNILHFMEWFREKLLPNCPPRSVIVLDNAKYHNAVVEKIPTKSSRKQDMLDWLAKHKIRHEKKMLKAELYFLIWATNPVSVYQTDVFAQEKGHSCLRLPVAHCELNPIELAWAQVKGYAARKNTGISGFTMENILQLAREGMLEVTPDRWAGCVEHVCVREKVEKHYWEVDGLMDDLVERMVIEVGHGDTSSSESEETVSDTESD; translated from the coding sequence ATGGCAACACAATCAGGAAGACATATAAGAAGTATAGAAAAGTCAATTGTGCTTTCCGTGAGAGATTTCTTTGTGAAAGAAAAGGAGGATGGCCCCATCCTTCTGGACAAACCGATCCAGAGAGTAGCAGAAGCAACAGGGATGCACCAGAGAACAATCTACAGAATCTGCAGAGAACATAAAGATAAGGGACATATTGAAAGTCCAAGGAAGAGAGGGAGAAAAGAACACAGTGGACCAGTTAGAGAGTACACAGACAATTTTCAAGAGGCTGTAATCAGGAGAAGAATTCATAAATTCTACACTGACAAAGTCTTCCCCACATTAACACTACTCCACGCTGCTCTAGTAGAAGAAGAGGAGTTTCCATATTCAAGGGCAAGTTTGCATAGGATCATTAGCAGAATGGGCTTTCGACATAAAACTATGAACAGAAAAAAATGTTTATACGAACAGCACCGCATTGTGGCCTCACGAGCCCAATACCTGAAAGAAATCAAACGATTTCGATCAGAAGGTAGGCCTATTATCTACCTTGATGAAACATGGCTAAATCAGCACCATACAGTGACAAAATGCTGGACAGACTATGACGGGAAAGGTGGCCTCAAGATTCCTAGTGGTAAAGGAAAACGACTCATAATCCTTCATGCAGGTTGTGAGCAAGGGTGGATTGATGGAGCTGAACTGATTTTTGTTGGCAAAAGAGACTCAGGCGATTATCACAACGAAATGaatattttacatttcatGGAGTGGTTTAGAGAGAAGCTGTTACCAAACTGTCCACCTCGATCTGTGATTGTGTTGGATAATGCCAAGTACCACAACGCAGTTGTTGAAAAAATACCAACCAAGTCAAGCAGAAAACAGGATATGTTAGACTGGCTTGCAAAGCATAAAATTCGCCATGAAAAGAAGATGTTAAAAGCTGAACTATATTTCTTAATTTGGGCAACCAATCCTGTTTCTGTATACCAAACAGACGTCTTTGCACAAGAAAAGGGACACAGCTGTTTGCGTCTCCCTGTTGCTCACTGTGAACTAAATCCTATAGAGCTCGCATGGGCACAAGTCAAAGGTTATGCAGCTAGAAAGAATACAGGGATCAGTGGTTTTACTATGGAGAACATTTTGCAACTTGCCAGAGAAGGAATGCTGGAAGTCACACCAGATCGATGGGCTGGCTGTGTGgaacatgtgtgtgtaagaGAAAAGGTGGAGAAGCACTATTGGGAAGTAGACGGACTGATGGACGACCTAGTTGAGCGAATGGTAATAGAAGTAGGCCATGGCGACACCTCGAGCTCTGAGTCTGAAGAAACTGTTAGCGATACAGAAAGTGACTAA
- the LOC134189549 gene encoding proton-coupled amino acid transporter 1-like — MSYSERDPLLSEKHVFSRGAAVETSSTGKSLTTVPDDNLRDRVGDPSDSGSTSSSLDSVQDHSISNVEAFMHLVKGLVGTGILGLPHAFMQAGLLLGPLFTTLIAIACTTTAYMLVISSRTLCKRSRVGSLDYAQTVHAAALPYSSRLAYWLKIVTNIFLIIVQFGFCCVYVVFISEHIVQVAQACGIEFGHGWSSTDKERIVVACLFLPLALATYIKNLDRLSFLSTAANVVTIVSFGVVYYFTIGHMNMKVKDGYGGPLSKLPLVAAVSGWPLFLGTVIYAIEGIGVVMPIENKMKQPLDFGKVLVCGFTFVSIIYVITGLLGYMCFGQNIQGSVTLNLPVAGSHAWLYAVVKVFLIFAIFCSYLIQFYVPLTFLEPPLEIFFNTPRVSYIFRTLIVAITCALAIAIPDLGDLISLVGSLGGSTLLFVFPIIAYQLTFRQNYNRNSPGLWMSVLCIGFLVIGVIGFVLGTYSSLKNIIESSNSTHPTTAPS; from the exons ATGAGCTACAGTGAAAGGGATCCACTACTTTCCGAGAAGCACGTTTTTTCTCGAGGAGCAGCAGTAGAGACATCATCTACTGGTAAATCGCTTACAACTGTCCCTGACGACAACTTGAGAGATCGAGTGGGTGACCCGAGTGATTCTGGATCTACTAGTAGTTCGTTAGATTCTGTCCAAGACCATTCAATCAG CAATGTGGAAGCCTTCATGCACTTAGTAAAAGGATTAGTAGGAACAGGTATTTTGGGTCTTCCTCATGCTTTTATGCAAGCTGGCCTTTTG CTTGGTCCACTGTTTACAACTCTAATTGCAATTGCATGTACTACGACAGCATATATGCTTGTTATTTCATCAAGAACACTTTGTAAACG TAGTCGTGTTGGTTCTTTGGACTATGCACAAACTGTGCACGCTGCAGCATTGCCCTATTCTTCCAGACTGGCATATTGGCTAAA AATAGTCACAAATATCTTTTTGATTATTGTGCAGTTtggtttttgttgtgtttatgttgtgtttatttcGGAACATATTGTTCAG gtagCGCAAGCTTGTGGTATTGAATTCGGTCATGGTTGGAGTAGTACCGACAAAGAACGAattgttgttgcatgtctgtttctgccTCTTGCATTGGCAACATACATCAAGAATCTTGATCGCCTCAGTTTTCTGTCAACTGCTGCAAACGTAGTTACAATTGTTAGTTTTGGTGTTGTCTACTACTTCACCATTGGTCACATGAACATGAAAGTAAAAGATGGGTATGGTGGCCCTTTGTCAAAGCTACCCTTAGTAGCTGCAGTCAGCGGTTGGCCATTGTTTCTGGGAACTGTGATCTATGCCATTGAAGGCATTGGCGTG GTGATGCCTATTGAAAACAAAATGAAACAGCCATTAGACTTCGGAAAAGTTCTTGTTTGCGGTTTTACGTTTGTGTCTATCATTTACGTTATTACTGGCCTGTTGGGCTACATGTGCTTTGGACAGAATATTCAAGGCAGTGTTACTTTGAATCTTCCAGTGGCAGGAAGTCATGCATG GTTGTATGCCGTTGTGAAAGTGTTCTTGATCTTTGCTATCTTCTGCTCTTACTTGATTCAATTTTATGTCCCACTGACATTTTTGGAACCTCCTCTTGAAATCTTCTTTAACACTCCTCGTGTATCATATATTTTTCGAACTCTCATTGTGGCTATCACTT GTGCGTTGGCTATTGCCATTCCTGATCTTGGGGATCTTATTTCTCTTGTAGGATCACTTGGAGGGAGCACactgctgtttgtttttccCATTATAGCTTATCAATTGACATTTCGACAAAATTATAATCGTAACTCTCCTGGACTTTGGATGTCTGTTTTATGCATCGGTTTTCTTGTGATTGGTGTGATTGGGTTTGTGCTTGGCACGTACTCGTCTCTGAAGAACATTATAGAGTCTTCAAACAGCACACATCCAACTACTGCTCCTTCTTAG
- the LOC134190258 gene encoding 52 kDa repressor of the inhibitor of the protein kinase-like yields the protein MQASDVMYAYKQVQSVRLILQKMREDCVQEFNKIFAESLKLGQDLHGEDFELTKPRIARRQSHRSNIETCSAEQYYCVTMYNEFISHVIRELDNRFSGNQYLVHSLLHLVPSKVASESHDDFPETLSQAADYFKDDLPQHDMLSIEYRMWVRKWKCSDEVPTKLVDALKSCDEIQFPNIFVLLKLTLMLPVTTCECERRFSQLKMIKTCRRSTMTDDRLNGLAIMKIKTVIDVREFGNLQKH from the coding sequence ATGCAAGCATCTGATGTCATGTATGCCTACAAGCAGGTTCAGTCAGTACGTTTAATCCTACAGAAAATGAGAGAGGACTGTGTTCAagaattcaataaaatctTTGCCGAAAGTCTTAAGTTAGGACAAGATCTCCATGGTGAAGATTTTGAGTTGACCAAACCGCGCATTGCAAGACGACAGTCTCATCGAAGCAACATTGAAACATGCAGTGCAGAGCAGTATTATTGTGTAACCatgtacaatgagttcatatCTCATGTCATAAGGGAGCTTGACAACAGATTTTCTGGAAACCAGTACTTGGTTCACAGCTTGCTTCATTTGGTTCCAAGTAAGGTTGCTTCTGAATCTCATGATGACTTTCCAGAAACACTCAGTCAAGCTGCTGATTATTTCAAAGACGACTTGCCTCAGCACGACATGCTTTCCATTGAGTATCGAATGTGGGTCCGGAAATGGAAGTGTTCAGATGAAGTTCCAACAAAGCTTGTTGATGCACTCAAATCATGTGATGAGATCCAGTTTCCTAACATATTCGTTTTGTTGAAGTTGACTTTAATGCTTCCAGTCACCACTTGCGAGTGTGAGAGAAGATTTAGTCAACTCAAAATGATTAAAACCTGCAGAAGATCTACAATGACAGATGATCGATTAAATGGATTGGCAATCATGAAAATAAAAACAGTGATCGATGTGAGAGAATTCGGAAATCTCCAGAAGCACTAA
- the LOC134190382 gene encoding zinc finger MYM-type protein 1-like: MKRHAATPITSFFSKRSREESEGESHSSADIGSPSQNCVTEDLCGAPDASDPSRMSPSATTLSQVEASTAFPPDDIGALLKANQKLNDLDPTRKYQLLTSEPNLDPSFYPKTYCAVSKQYCHFTPSLFQKYSWLYYSRAEDGAFCRACACFAPELPGGHSTGQFVTAPFRTWLKLSDRMLAHGKLDYHLASLAKMSAFLDCYSNPSQAIDTVLVSEARKRMEANKKVISSLLKIVLLCGKQGIAFCGHRDDCFNWEDTEYEHSNPGNFIELVCFRAETDNILSEHLKNSPRNARYTSKTIQNELIEVVGKYICNEIIAEVKKSKYYTVIVDEVTDISIKEQLSISLCYVYYGTVKEVFIAFVSVERITGKNIAAAILNWIQTVGLSPSDMRGQCYDGASNMSGARSGCSTVIQQQAPKAAYFHCAAHRLNLAVVSACKIQAFMNVEAYIGEIARFLAFSPKRQRLFDKTMDIFLPEAKARKLKDACRTRWVQRIDSYTVFLELLPALHTSLQLWFLQDNTKTLVLIGAGMAIQSQRRMAICISFSRLLS; the protein is encoded by the exons atGAAGAGACATGCTGCTACACCTATCACTTCATTCTTCTCCAAAAGGAGCAGAGAAG AGTCTGAGGGAGAGTCACACTCAAGTGCAGATATAGGTTCGCCATCACAAAACTGTGTAACAGAAGACCTTTGTGGAGCCCCAGATGCTTCTG aTCCAAGTCGAATGTCACCCAGTGCTACCACTCTGTCCCAAGTTGAGGCGAGCACTGCTTTCCCTCCTGACGATATTGGAGCACTGTTGAAAGCAAACCAGAAGTTAAATGACTTGGATCCGACACGTAAATACCAATTGCTTACATCTGAGCCAAATCTTGATCCTTCCTTTTACCCAAAGACGTACTGTGCTGTTTCTAAACAATATTGCCACTTTACACCAAGCTTGTTTCAGAAATATTCTTGGCTCTATTACAGTCGTGCAGAGGATGGGGCATTCTGCCGAGCCTGTGCATGTTTTGCTCCGGAGTTACCTGGTGGACATTCTACAGGTCAGTTCGTGACTGCACCTTTTAGAACATGGCTAAAACTATCTGACAGGATGCTAGCTCATGGCAAGCTTGATTACCATCTTGCTTCTCTGGCAAAGATGAGTGCATTCTTGGATTGTTATAGTAACCCATCACAAGCTATTGACACAGTGCTTGTATCTGAGGCTCGGAAGCGGATGGAGGCTAACAAGAAAGTGATTTCGTCTCTGTTAAAAATAGTTTTGCTGTGTGGAAAACAAGGCATAGCGTTTTGTGGTCATCGTGATGATTGTTTCAACTGGGAGGATACTGAGTATGAACACTCAAACCCAGGGAATTTCATTGAGCTTGTATGCTTTAGGGCTGAAACTGACAATATTCTCTCTGAACATCTCAAGAACTCTCCAAGAAATGCTAGATACACATCCAAAACGATTCAAAACGAATTGATTGAAGTGGTTGGCAAGTACATCTGCAACGAAATCATAGCAGAGGTAAAGAAGAGCAAATACTACACTGTCATTGTTGATGAAGTCACTGATATTTCAATCAAAGAGCAGCTCTCAATTTCCCTTTGCTACGTTTATTATGGTACTGTGAAGGAAGTATTCATTGCCTTTGTCTCAGTAGAAAGGATCACAGGAAAGAatattgctgcagcaattttAAACTGGATACAGACAGTTGGATTGTCACCAAGTGATATGCGAGGGCAGTGCTACGATGGAGCCAGTAACATGTCTGGAGCAAGATCAGGGTGTAGTACTGttattcaacagcaagctccAAAGGCTGCCTATTTCCACTGTGCTGCTCATCGATTGAATCTTGCTGTAGTGTCTGCATGTAAGATCCAAGCATTCATGAATGTTGAGGCATACATCGGAGAAATTGCAAGGTTCTTGGCATTCTCTCCCAAAAGACAACGACTGTTTGATAAGACAATGGATATATTCCTTCCAGAAGCCAAGGCTCGAAAGCTCAAAGACGCCTGTAGAACAAGGTGGGTTCAACGTATTGATTCGTACACAGTCTTTCTTGAGTTGTTACCGGCACTTCACACATCTCTGCAGCTATGGTTTCTCCAGGACAACACAAAGACTTTGGTACTGATTGGGGCTGGGATGGCAATACAATCACAAAGGCGAATGGCTATCTGTATCAGCTTCAGTCGCCTTCTTTCTTAG